The following are from one region of the Trichoderma breve strain T069 chromosome 5, whole genome shotgun sequence genome:
- a CDS encoding phosphoadenosine phosphosulfate reductase family domain-containing protein — MSVIMEQSTVQSSYKIDTNDIESGYASGQSDYSPSPREEKPDISLSKSHIEYLNQQMENMHPMDILRFCRIMFPNLYQSTAFGLTGLATMDMLSKIQKENPESRTVDLIFLDTLYHFKETYELVDRVRERYPNVPIHIFKPDGMETAQQLEETYGEEFYHTAGDMYDWIVKVEPLQRAYDELKVAAVLNGRRRSQGAARGSIPIIELDEERNIIKINPMAAWTFAQVNEYIKENNVPYNALLDQGYKSVGDWHSTSPVGEGEDERAGRWKGQNKTECGIHNKKSKYSEFVAQRESQTAPVS, encoded by the coding sequence ATGTCCGTCATCATGGAGCAGTCGACGGTTCAGTCGTCTTATAAGATTGATACCAACGACATCGAGTCTGGTTATGCCTCCGGCCAGTCCGACTACTCTCCGTCaccgagagaagagaagcccgATATTTCCCTCAGCAAGTCTCACATCGAATACCTCAACCAGCAGATGGAGAACATGCACCCCATGGACATCCTCCGCTTCTGCAGAATCATGTTCCCCAACCTCTACCAGTCAACGGCATTTGGTCTGACGGGTCTCGCCACCATGGACATGCTGTCCAAGATCCAAAAGGAGAACCCCGAGTCTCGCACTGTCGACCTCATCTTCCTTGACACTCTGTATCACTTCAAGGAGACATATGAGCTCGTCGACCGGGTCAGAGAAAGATATCCCAACGTCCccatccacatcttcaagccCGACGGCATGGAGACTGCCCAGCAGCTCGAAGAGACGTATGGAGAGGAGTTTTACCACACTGCCGGCGACATGTACGACTGGATCGTCAAGGTTGAGCCCCTGCAGCGAGCATACGACGAGCTCAAGGTTGCCGCCGTGCTCAACGGCCGTCGACGATCTCAGGGTGCGGCCCGTGGctccatccccatcatcgAGCTCGATGAGGAGCgaaacatcatcaagatcaaCCCCATGGCCGCTTGGACCTTTGCCCAGGTCAACGAGTACATCAAGGAGAACAATGTCCCCTACAACGCCTTGCTTGACCAGGGTTACAAGTCGGTTGGCGACTGGCACTCGACCAGCCCCGTCGGCGAGGGAGAGGATGAACGTGCCGGCCGCTGGAAGGGCCAGAACAAGACTGAATGCGGCATCCACAACAAGAAGTCCAAGTACTCCGAGTTCGTTGCTCAGCGGGAGAGCCAGACTGCGCCTGTTTCATGA
- a CDS encoding tetrapyrrole (Corrin/Porphyrin) methylases domain-containing protein — translation MATSPSLTTTSSSNTLLAGLNCTGNVHLVIGTNPLAAARCAQSLGAGAHPIVVAPETAELHYGLQQKIDDGSVKWVREEFEDDHLFRLGREEVGRVVDAVFVTAGASRDELASHISSLCKRNRIPVNVVDAPHLCTFSLLSVHSDGPLQIGVTTNGRGCKLASRIRREIASSLPPNLGAACHRFGEARRRIQQHDEGGSLGDLDDSVDQSALFNKLVTEEDDARRNRRMRWLSQVCEYWPLKKLASVTDDDVHRLLEAYASSAAESDAAKRRPRDGDFDDAGLERSQGKIILAGSGPGHPDLLTRATYNAIQTADLILADKLVPSGVLDLIPRRTPVEIARKFPGNAEQAQDELLAAALKHARAGKTVLRLKQGDPFIYGRGGEELAYFRQHGFAAAGAVTVLPGVTSALSAPLFAAIPATQRDVADQVLICTGTGKKGKAPSPPEYVPSRTVVFLMALHRIVGLVNTTTTTPSSSSSRTLWPLSTPCAVIERASCPDQRVIRTTLAHVAEAIEAEGSRPPGLLVVGRSCEFLHPRERGRAWVVEEGFRGLDDEGMLLPAQLQGLAAAVGA, via the exons ATGGCTACCTCACCTTCACTCACAAcgaccagcagcagcaacacatTGCTCGCCGGCCTCAACTGCACCGGCAAcgtccatctcgtcatcGGAACAAACCCCTTGGCCGCAGCTCGATGCGCACAATCTCTCGGGGCTGGAGCCCATCCCATCGTCGTTGCGCCAGAGACGGCTGAGCTGCACTACGGCCTGCAGCAGAAGATTGACGACGGCAGCGTCAAGTGGGTGCGCGAGGAATTTGAAGATGACCATTTGTTTCGACTGGGCAGAGAAGAGGTTGGGCGAGTCGTCGATGCCGTGTTTGTAACGGCGGGGGCATCACGAGACGAACTCG CCTCACACATCTCCTCCCTCTGCAAGCGCAACCGCATTCCCGTCAACGTCGTCGACGCCCCCCATCTCTGCACattctccctcctctccgtccACTCCGACGGCCCTCTCCAGATCGGCGTCACCACAAACGGCCGCGGCTGCAAGCTCGCCTCCCGCATCCGCCGCGAGATCGCCTCCTCTCTACCTCCCAACCTCGGCGCCGCATGTCACCGCTTcggcgaggcgaggcggcGCATCCAGCAGCACGACGAGGGGGGGAGCCTTGGGGATCTTGATGACTCCGTCGACCAGAGCGCGCTGTTCAACAAGCTCGTcaccgaggaggacgatgccCGGCGCAATAGGAGGATGCGCTGGCTAAGTCAGGTCTGCGAGTACTGGCCCCTGAAGAAGCTCGCTTCCGTCACCGACGATGACGTCCATCGTCTTCTCGAAGCCTACGCTAGCAGCGCCGCAGAGTCAGACGCCGCAAAGCGCAGGCCCCGAGATGGCGATTTCGATGATGCCGGTCTTGAGCGGTCGCAGGGCAAGATCATCCTCGCCGGCAGCGGGCCGGGTCACCCAGACCTGCTCACCCGCGCAACCTACAACGCCATCCAGACCGCCGACCTGATCCTCGCCGACAAGCTCGTGCCCTCGGGCGTGCTCGACCTCATCCCGCGCCGCACCCCCGTCGAGATCGCCCGCAAGTTCCCCGGCAACGCCGAGCAGGCCCAGGACGagctcctcgccgccgccctcaaGCACGCCAGGGCGGGAAAGACGGTCCTCCGCCTCAAGCAGGGCGACCCCTTCATCTAcggccgcggcggcgaggagctCGCCTACTTCCGCCAGCACGGCTTCGCGGCCGCCGGCGCCGTCACGGTCCTGCCCGGCGTCACGAGCGCCCTCAGCGCGCCCCTTTTCGCCGCCATACCAGCTACCCAGCGAGACGTCGCTGACCAGGTCCTCATCTGTACCGGCACgggcaagaagggcaaggccCCCTCGCCGCCTGAGTACGTTCCCTCGCGGACAGTCGTGTTCCTCATGGCGCTGCACCGCATCGTCGGCCTAGT caacaccaccactacaactccgtcgtcgtcgtcatcaagaACCCTCTGGCCCCTCTCCACCCCCTGCGCCGTCATCGAGCGCGCAAGTTGTCCCGACCAGCGCGTCATCCGCACCACCCTCGCCCACgtcgccgaggccatcgaaGCAGAGGGCAGCCGCCCGCCAggcctcctcgtcgtggGCCGCTCATGCGAGTTCCTTCACCCCAGGGAGCGAGGCAGGGCGTGGGTCGTCGAGGAAGGGTTCAGGGGCCTGGACGACGAAGGGATGCTGCTGCCCGCGCAACTCCAGGggctggcggcggcagtgggAGCGTAG
- a CDS encoding ferric reductase like transmembrane component domain-containing protein, with the protein MDFHPRRFAGGIESLDPTRVLQVRSSDSSEVPSNPTIAPYTTALNGVNQNQNNLFKDILWTSLGAVAVIVLLIRIAELVWAKLRQVSAMSVPRDKQGYWKISQWSWMPSMKKHMIYAPLFGKRHNREFRFSSAINVGTLPSRLHATLLFLYLASNIAYMFILDWTQANYYSFCAELRGRAGTLALVNMVPLIIMAGRNNPLIGLLQISFDTYNLLHRWMGRIVAIEVIIHTIAWAIPSVANSGWSGVWHSIFKSPFLGYGGLGTLAFTLIFILAVSPLRHAFYETFLNLHILLAAIAFACTWVHCVTASIPGGLPQLSWVIAILALWIADRLARIVRMAWVNWSDKGFSDALCEPMPGEVTRVTFRLPRYVNIKPGTHAYLRFRNVNVWESHPFSIAWVDHEIQHSLPTSEKEPLTAMDRSNAFTTVSFLIGAQTGMTRKLYNTVKESEQGIRMKAALEGPYAGHHSLDSYGHAVLFAGSTGITHQISYIRHLLNGYNEGTVATRRVTLVWIIREYESLEWVRPFMDQILRIPNRKDILRIQVFVTRPQNPRDIASSSSTVKMFPGRPNVPLLLAKEVQEQVGAMVVTVCGPGALADDVRGAVRSVQGHTVVDFIEESFTW; encoded by the coding sequence ATGGACTTCCATCCGCGCCGGTTCGCTGGTGGCATCGAGTCTTTGGATCCCACTCGTGTCCTTCAAGTCAGGTCGTCGGATAGTTCAGAGGTACCATCCAATCCAACCATTGCACCCTATACCACCGCGCTAAATGGTGTCAATCAGAATCAAAACAATCTCTTCAAGGATATTCTCTGGACAAGTCTGGGAGCTGTTGCCGTGATTGTATTACTTATCAGAATCGCAGAACTAGTATGGGCCAAGCTGCGCCAGGTGTCGGCCATGTCGGTGCCGCGAGACAAGCAGGGCTACTGGAAGATTTCGCAATGGAGCTGGATGCCGAGCATGAAGAAGCACATGATTTACGCTCCTCTGTTCGGAAAGCGACACAACCGTGAGTTTCGCTTCTCGTCCGCCATCAACGTCGGCACTCTGCCCTCAAGGCTGCACGCCACGCTGCTGTTCCTGTACCTCGCCAGCAACATTGCGTACATGTTCATCCTCGACTGGACGCAGGCCAACTACTACTCGTTTTGCGCCGAGCTGCGTGGCCGTGCCGGAACCTTGGCCCTCGTCAACATGGTGCCCCTGATTATCATGGCGGGCCGCAACAACCCCCTTATTGGCCTCTTGCAAATCAGCTTCGATACGTACAACCTCCTGCACCGATGGATGGGCCGCATCGTGGCCATCGAGGTCATCATCCACACCATTGCCTGGGCCATCCCGAGCGTTGCTAACAGCGGCTGGTCTGGTGTCTGGCACTCGATATTCAAGTCGCCCTTCCTCGGATATGGAGGCCTTGGCACGCTCGCCTTCactctcatcttcatcctcgccgtctcGCCCCTCCGACACGCCTTTTACGAGACGTTCCTCAACCTTCACATCCTGCTCGCCGCCATCGCATTCGCCTGCACCTGGGTCCACTGCGTCACTGCCAGCATTCCCGGTGGCCTGCCGCAGCTGTCCTGGGTCATCGCCATCCTGGCGCTGTGGATTGCCGACCGCCTGGCTCGCATTGTCCGCATGGCGTGGGTCAACTGGTCCGACAAGGGCTTCTCCGACGCTCTGTGCGAGCCCATGCCCGGCGAGGTCACCCGAGTCACCTTCCGCCTACCGCGATACGTCAACATCAAGCCGGGAACCCACGCCTACCTCCGCTTCCGGAACGTCAATGTGTGGGAGAGCCACCCCTTTTCCATTGCCTGGGTCGACCACGAGATCCAACACTCCCTGCCGACATCCGAGAAGGAGCCCCTCACCGCGATGGACCGTAGCAATGCATTCACAACGGTGTCGTTCCTCATCGGCGCTCAGACCGGCATGACACGGAAACTCTACAACACGGTCAAGGAATCAGAACAGGGCATTCGGATGAAGGCGGCGCTTGAGGGCCCGTATGCTGGACATCACAGCCTCGACTCGTACGGCCACGCGGTCCTGTTTGCCGGCTCCACTGGCATCACGCATCAGATTTCCTACATCCGACATTTGCTAAACGGCTACAACGAGGGCACAGTCGCGACGCGGCGAGTAACGCTTGTCTGGATTATCCGGGAGTATGAATCCCTCGAGTGGGTGCGCCCATTCATGGACCAGATCTTGCGAATCCCGAACCGCAAAGACATCCTTCGCATCCAAGTCTTTGTGACGCGACCCCAAAACCCTCGCGACAttgccagctccagctcaacGGTCAAGATGTTCCCCGGACGTCCCAACGTGCCGCTATTGCTGGCCAAGGAAGTTCAGGAGCAGGTCGGCGCCATGGTCGTCACCGTCTGCGGGCCTGGTGCTTTGGCAGACGACGTGCGCGGCGCCGTCCGATCGGTGCAAGGCCACACTGTCGTCGATTTCATTGAAGAGAGCTTCACTTGGTGA
- a CDS encoding bZIP transcription factor domain-containing protein — translation MTAALIDPQLELMDQGTAIQGMQYQYPLPTTTFEPWNSMFESIGEFPRSAQGGLGMMDSDPHSDESSSVSFSLGTDQDIQFPLSPLGDAANVDESPGNTSISTGLSEAGTSADKKTTKANTTTNNTKVKKARRRRSETEKKEQIKQRNRVAASKCRQKKKEKVDELKEIKQSLEARNHDLHAEYRRLRQEIGRVKSDLIHHTECNDPNIDRWIENEAKGYVQKLVRNEEQQRMGSIGSSDGFAEAMRVSSIHEAGDPYMGLG, via the coding sequence ATGACGGCAGCTCTCATCGATCCGCAGCTCGAGCTGATGGATCAGGGCACCGCCATCCAAGGCATGCAATACCAATATCCCCTCCCCACCACGACTTTTGAGCCATGGAACTCCATGTTCGAGTCAATAGGGGAATTCCCACGATCCGCACAAGGCGGCCTGGGGATGATGGACTCGGACCCGCACAGCGACGAATCGTCCTCCGTGTCCTTCTCCCTCGGAACCGACCAGGATATCCAGTTCCCGCTCTCTCCGCTGGGGGACGCCGCCAATGTGGACGAGTCGCCCGGAAACACATCCATCTCCACGGGACTCTCCGAGGCCGGCACCAGCGCAGACAAAAAGACAACCAAggccaacaccaccactaATAACACAAAGGTCAAAAAGGCTCGTAGGCGCCGCAGCGAgacggaaaagaaggaaCAGATCAAGCAGCGCAACAGGGTGGCGGCTTCAAAATGCcgacagaagaagaaggaaaaggtggatgagctcaaggagatcaaGCAGAGCCTCGAGGCGCGCAACCACGACCTCCACGCCGAGTACCGGCGTCTTCGCCAGGAGATTGGCCGGGTCAAGAGCGATCTGATACACCACACCGAGTGCAACGATCCCAACATTGACCGCTGGATCGAGAACGAGGCCAAGGGCTACGTGCAGAAGCTGGTGCGCAacgaggagcagcagcgcatgGGGAGCATCGGCAGCTCTGACGGATTTGCCGAGGCGATGCGCGTGAGCTCCATTCACGAGGCTGGAGATCCGTACATGGGGTTGGGTTGA
- a CDS encoding short chain dehydrogenase domain-containing protein, whose amino-acid sequence MADAQKQEFDIPYRVVSITEKTHKTSYPAISPSRPALSQAGRTVLITGGSGGIGYGIALAFATAGADRVIIVGRDEAKQQAAAASLAAEAGPASHTKFEGKAASPGSPENIDSLWDALASEGVLVDVLVLNAAFIVHVRSVNHYSERFWKQNVDKKRYLVNVATSAIHEWEAGVNTKAYALTKNSGVLLLQQVARDTPISKMQIVSFHPGAILSPGAKSAGATERTLDWDDISLPSSVAIWAASDEAAFLHGRFIWSAWDVEELRSGPLRERIEQDENYLRIGVHGV is encoded by the exons ATGGCAGACGCTCAGAAGCAAGAGTTCGACATCCCATACCGCGTCGTCTCCATCACGGAGAAGACGCACAAAACCTCCTACCCGgccatctctccctcccGCCCCGCCCTCTCCCAAGCCGGCCGGACGGTCCTCATCACTGGCGGCAGCGGGGGTATCGGATACGGAATCGCCCTTGCATTTGCGACAGCCGGGGCTGACCGGGTCATCATAGTCGGCCGGGATGAAGCCAAGCaacaagctgctgccgcgAGCCTCGCTGCGGAAGCGGGTCCTGCTTCGCACACCAAGTTCGAGGGGAAGGCTGCCTCGCCTGGAAGCCCAGAGAACATCGATAGCCTGTGGGATGCCCTTGCGTCCGAGGGTGTGCTTGTCgatgtgctggtgctgaatGCGGCT TTCATTGTCCATGTTCGCTCAGTTAATCACTACAGCGAACGCTTTTGGAAGCAAAACGTGGATAAAAAG AGATATCTCGTCAATGTGGCTACATCTGCCATCCACGAGTGGGAAGCTGGGGTAAACACCAAAGCCTACGCATTGACCAAAAACTCGGGAGTGCTCTTGCTACAGCAGGTTGCACGAGATACACCAATCTCCAAGATGCAGATTGTCAGCTTTCATCCAGGTGCCATATTGAGCCCTGGAGCTAAGAGTGCGGGAGCGACTGAACGGACTCTTGACTGGGATGACA TCAGCCTCCCCTCCTCTGTTGCCATCTGGGCGGCATCGGACGAGGCAGCGTTTTTGCACGGCCGGTTCATCTGGTCAGCATGGGATGTCGAGGAGCTGCGGAGTGGGCCCCTCCGAGAGCGTATAGAGCAGGATGAGAATTATCTGCGAATCGGTGTTCATGGTGTATGA
- a CDS encoding methyltransferase TYW3 domain-containing protein: MQTLTQPSAPFREKKSKILEQLAVPDTEYSDASPKGSVDEGIRYLIDEINTAEGFVTTSSCAGRASVFLEGRKTKSGDGDNGEGEQVARVGGKGAGGTWLYVSHDARDDGDETYVDWMQSLGLSDEVDMIETLPDGSGERRLIHFKFEPMILHVLTASLGHAQLLLRCALQAGFRESGAINITSQSNEQTMPMVAIRSMGLSLESLVGYQDSEGQRRRIVSAGYFKMLLQISNERFVENTKRIERFRSAFKEAVLEPKSSSIPKKLNPEGKEWEDAAARRERLRAEGLKRKAALQAEKTDAPSQDIDVELQMDSPF; the protein is encoded by the exons ATGCAGACTCTCACTCAGCCGTCAGCTCCATTCCGCgagaaaaagtcaaaaatCCTGGAGCAGCTTGCGGTTCCAGATACCGAATACTCTGACGCATCACCCAAAGGCTCCGTCGATGAAGGAATCCGGTATCTCATTGATGAAATCAACACTGCAGAGGGATTTGTAACGACAAGTAGCTGCGCTGGCCGTGCGAGCGTCTTTCTCGAGGGCAGAAAAACCAAGTCTGGGGATGGAGACAATGGCGAGGGTGAACAGGTTGCAAGAGTAGGCGGGAAGGGGGCTGGAGGAACGTGGCTGTACGTTTCTCACGATGCTCGGGATGATGGGGACGAGACATATGTGGATTGGATGCAGAGTTTAGGGTTGTCGGATGAGGTTGATATGATTGAGACACTTCCAGATGGAAGTGGTGAGAGGAGACTCATACACTTCAAGTTTGAGCCCATG ATTCTCCATGTTCTTACGGCATCACTTGGTCACGCTCAGCTCCTCCTGCGTTGCGCCTTACAAGCTGGATTCCGAGAGTCTGgcgccatcaacatcactTCTCAGTCCAACGAGCAAACCATGCCCATGGTCGCCATCCGCTCTATGGGACTAAGCCTCGAATCCCTCGTTGGTTACCAGGACTCGGAGGGCCAACGCCGACGGATAGTCTCTGCCGGGTATTTCAAGATGCTTCTACAGATATCCAACGAGCGGTTCGTGGAAAACACAAAACGCATAGAAAGATTCCGGTCAGCATTCAAAGAGGCCGTGCTGGAACCAAAGTCGTCAAGCATCCCGAAGAAATTGAATCCTGAAGGAAAGGAGtgggaagatgctgctgctaggcGCGAGAGGTTGCGAGCGGAAGGGCTGAAAAGGAAAGCGGCTCTTCAGGCCGAGAAGACTGATGCACCATCACAAGATATAGACGTTGAATTGCAAATGGATTCTCCTTTTTAG